One genomic window of Elaeis guineensis isolate ETL-2024a chromosome 2, EG11, whole genome shotgun sequence includes the following:
- the LOC140855343 gene encoding uncharacterized protein, whose protein sequence is MTAGDDRRTHSGFGSRGRLIFGGLLCVFFGFCPGGEAFRCWVDRLLRSWGLRLRQNNAAEIKLQVQVSNRTKTLRPFRFENLWYSHSGFDQLIQTWWEGEPQKNEPAHNMVAKLRHLRQKLKSWSKEFNQRRLERKKFIDSRIDQLDLREEDLGLSSSERDERCSLKAELESFLLQDETYWKQRSRNAWLKEGDRNIKFFHISASNRRKNQIIELTSEGHTIKGQRRLHCAFHSYFTSMLGSEVQQAHGFPHFKFTVSFHRGRLIFESYVVASEVISFAKRTKASGILCKLDFEKAFDNVSWHFLLKLLKERDFGEKWISWVQMLLIFSTSGVMVNGELGSWFKNQRGLKQGNPLSPLLFVLVTDTLKRILNSAVEENLIQGIGLGDITGKINCIQFADDTLILCAASKNCIKMLKLILYLFVFLTGLKINFNKSNLIGLNLPYDPDSKLAQILGCQRSFLPFKYLGIPLSFYGTKPGGWNLLVQKIERKLAGWKQQTLSRAGRLTLINTVLRTIPIYWMAVHLIPSSVITRIDKVCRSFL, encoded by the exons atGACGGCCGGGGATGATCGGCGAACCCACTCTGGCTTCGGCAGTCGGGGCCGCTTGATCTTCGGTGGCTTGCTCTGCGTCTTCTTCGGCTTCTGCCCTGGTGGTGAGGCCTTCCGATGCTGGGTCgaccgtctcctccgcagctggggcctccgactccgaCAGAACAACGCCGCTGAGATCAAGCTCCAGGTACAGGTGTCGAACA GAACAAAAACTCTTAGACCATTCAGGTTTGAGAACTTGTGGTATAGCCACTCGGGATTTGACCAACTTATACAAACATGGTGGGAGGGAGAACCCCAAAAAAATGAGCCAGCCCACAACATGGTGGCCAAGTTAAGGCATCTACGTCAGAAACTTAAGAGCTGGAGTAAGGAATTTAATCAAAGAAgacttgaaagaaaaaaattcataGACTCAAGAATTGATCAGCTGGATTTGAGAGAGGAAGATCTGGGATTATCATCCAGTGAACGGGATGAGCGATGTTCTTTGAAAGCTGAACTAGAATCATTCTTGCTACAAGATGAAACTTACTGGAAACAGAGATCTAGAAATGCATGGCTTAAAGAAGGGGACCGAAACATCAAGTTCTTTCACATCTCAGCAAGCAACAGGAGGAAAAACCAAATCATAGAGTTAACAAGTGAGGGACACACAATCAAAGGACAAAGACGTCTTCATTGTGCTTTCCATTCCTACTTCACATCCATGCTGGGTTCAGAA gttcagcaagctcatgGATTCCCTCATTTCAAATTCACTGTCAGCTTTCATAGAGGGAGACTAATATTTGAAAGCTATGTTGTTGCATCTGAAGTGATATCTTTTGCTAAAAGAACTAAAGCCAGTGGAATTCTATGCAAATTAGACTTTGAGAAAGCGTTCGACAATGTCTCTTGGCACTTCCTCCTTAAACTTCTTaaggagagggattttggtgagAAGTGGATATCATGGGTTCAGATGCTTCTTATATTTTCAACTTCTGGGGTAATGGTAAATGGAGAATTAGGAAgctggttcaaaaatcaaagggGGCTTAAGCAAGGCAACCCATTATCTCCTCTCCTCTTTGTTCTTGTCACAGATACCTTGAAAAGAATCTTAAACTCAGCGGTGGAGGAAAACCTTATTCAGGGAATTGGCCTCGGAGATATCACTGGTAAGATAAATTGCATACAATTTGCTGATGATACCCTCATTCTCTGTGCAGCAAGTAAGAACTGCATCAAGATGCTCAAGCTTATCCTCTATCTATTTGTGTTTCTAACTGGACTCAAAATCAACTTCAACAAATCAAACCTTATTGGCTTGAATCTACCTTATGATCCTGATTCCAAACTTGCTCAGATTCTTGGTTGTCAGCGTTCATTCCTCCCTTTTAAATATCTGGGTATCCCACTAAGTTTCTACGGTACAAAACCAGGAGGTTGGAATCTTTTAGtgcagaaaatagagagaaaattagCAGGATGGAAACAACAAACACTCTCTAGGGCAGGAAGGCTCACACTCATTAACACAGTCTTGAGAACCATTCCAATTTATTGGATGGCTGTGCACCTCATCCCATCTTCAGTTATTACGAGGATTGATAAAGTTTGCAGATCATTTTTGTAG
- the LOC105050001 gene encoding receptor-like serine/threonine-protein kinase SD1-8 codes for MTPTKSIVDGQILISSDGTFELGFFSPGDSNNRYLGIHYRGTPDKTVAWVANRISPLNGSMGVLNLTGDGNLVLLNSTGYVFWSTGTSNAINPVVKLLDSGNLVLIEGTSKNLLWQSFDHPSDTLLPGMKLEWDLRTNVDRHLTSWKSSSDPSPGDYSYKLHINAVPELFLWRGSVQIVYRTGPWNGRGFGGIPEMKKNNMFRFNLTCNEYEASYTFEVLDNSILSRVLLNETGTVQRLVRYKSNLAWDFYWWHPKDPCDEYANCGANGVCSTSYSPACDCLRGFTPKSPQNWTMRDNADGCARRIALNCSSDGFFGLEQVKLPDTSNATAHSSKNLEECKDWCLKNCSCSAYAISGGSGCITWTGDLVDIRVFTEGGENLYIRLASSELGNDYFLRGQGKGHRRDHYGKKKLIVIIISSLAGFLLPVCFIHLLWKKNRKSKQGKTITTHNTESRGNELQLPLFDIHTIRTATNNFSDDNKLGEGGFGPVYKGQLDDGEKIAVKRLSKDSVQGIHEFTNEVLVIAKLQHRNLVRLLGCCIEGEERLLVYEYLQNTSLDCFIFDRRRRAFLDWQKRLNIILGVARGLLYLHQDSRLKIIHRDLKASNILLDEELNPKISDFGTARIFKVDQIEENTNRVVGTYGYMSPEYAMGGIFSVKSDVFSFGVLVLEILSGKKNRMINQAEAHVNLLGRAWRLWTEGRCLEILDEAVGCAYPESKILQCIQVALLCVQEGSEDRPTMAEVVLMLGTESALLPQPQKPGFYIATLMERNWSSSNKITVTTEGR; via the exons ATGACACCAACCAAATCCATTGTAGATGGACAAATCTTAATCTCGTCAGATGGGACCTTCGAACTGGGCTTCTTCAGCCCTGGCGACTCGAATAATCGATATTTGGGGATACATTACAGAGGCACTCCAGATAAAACAGTTGCGTGGGTTGCCAATAGAATCTCTCCCCTCAATGGCTCCATGGGGGTTCTCAATCTCACAGGTGATGGAAATCTAGTACTTCTAAACAGCACCGGATATGTTTTTTGGTCGACAGGCACGTCAAATGCAATTAATCCTGTTGTAAAGCTCCTAGACTCGGGAAATCTTGTCCTGATTGAAGGAACTTCGAAGAATTTATTGTGGCAGAGCTTTGATCATCCAAGTGACACACTTCTGCCAGGCATGAAGCTTGAATGGGATTTAAGAACCAATGTTGACAGGCATCTCACGTCATGGAAGAGTTCCTCTGACCCTTCTCCAGGGGACTACTCCTACAAGCTACACATCAATGCAGTACCGGAGCTTTTCTTATGGAGAGGATCTGTCCAAATAGTATATCGCACCGGACCTTGGAATGGACGTGGATTTGGTGGCATTCCAGAGATGAAAAAAAATAACATGTTCAGGTTTAATCTAACTTGCAATGAGTATGAGGCCAGCTATACCTTCGAAGTACTCGACAATTCTATTCTGTCTCGTGTCTTGCTGAACGAGACTGGAACGGTTCAGCGTTTGGTGCGGTATAAATCAAACCTTGCATGGGACTTTTACTGGTGGCATCCGAAAGACCCGTGTGACGAGTATGCCAATTGTGGAGCTAACGGCGTATGCAGTACAAGCTACTCACCGGCCTGTGATTGCTTGAGGGGATTCACTCCCAAGTCTCCTCAAAATTGGACAATGAGAGACAATGCTGATGGCTGTGCCAGGAGAATAGCTTTGAATTGTTCATCGGATGGTTTCTTCGGGCTGGAACAAGTGAAGTTGCCTGATACATCAAATGCCACCGCGCACAGCAGCAAAAATCTGGAAGAGTGCAAGGACTGGTGCCTGAAGAACTGCTCTTGCAGTGCCTATGCTATTAGTGGAGGGAGCGGGTGCATAACATGGACCGGAGATCTGGTAGATATCAGAGTGTTCACCGAAGGAGGGGAGAATCTATACATTCGGCTTGCATCTTCTGAATTAGGTAACGATTATTTCCTGAGAGGGCAAGGAAAAG GTCATAGAAGGGACCATTATGGCAAAAAGAAGCTGATAGTCATCATCATTTCTTCACTGGCAGGGTTTCTTCTACCTGTGTGCTTTATTCACCTTCTGTGGAAGAAGAACCGAAAAAGTAAGCAAG GTAAGACAATTACTACCCACAATACAGAAAGCAGAGGAAATGAGCTACAGTTACCTTTATTTGATATACATACCATAAGAACTGCCACCAATAACTTCTCTGATGATAATAAACTTGGAGAGGGTGGATTTGGCCCTGTTTACAAG GGTCAGTTGGACGATGGGGAAAAGATTGCTGTCAAGAGGTTGTCCAAAGATTCTGTGCAGGGCATCCATGAATTCACAAATGAGGTGTTGGTGATAGCTAAACTTCAGCACAGAAATCTTGTTCGCCTTCTCGGTTGCTGCATTGAAGGAGAGGAACGATTGCTGGTGTATGAGTACTTGCAAAATACAAGTTTGGACTGTTTCATATTCG ATAGGAGAAGACGTGCATTTTTGGACTGGCAAAAGCGCCTCAACATCATCTTAGGAGTTGCTCGAGGACTACTTTACCTTCACCAGGACTCTAGGTTGAAAATTATTCACAGAGATTTGAAGGCCAGCAATATTCTTCTTGATGAGGAGCTGAACCCAAAAATCTCAGACTTCGGTACTGCAAGAATTTTTAAGGTTGACCAAATTGAAGAGAATACAAATAGAGTTGTTGGGACATA TGGATATATGTCACCGGAGTATGCAATGGGTGGTATCTTTTCAGTGAAATCAGATGTCTTCAGCTTTGGTGTTCTAGTGTTAGAAATCTTAAGTGGTAAGAAGAATAGAATGATCAATCAAGCAGAAGCTCATGTAAACCTTTTAGGACGT GCGTGGAGACTATGGACAGAAGGTAGATGCTTGGAAATACTTGATGAAGCAGTGGGATGCGCATATCCGGAGTCTAAAATATTACAGTGTATCCAAGTGGCTCTCTTGTGTGTGCAGGAAGGGAGTGAAGATAGACCAACAATGGCAGAGGTAGTGCTCATGTTAGGCACTGAAAGTGCACTGCTACCTCAGCCTCAAAAGCCAGGTTTCTACATAGCAACTCTGATGGAAAGAAATTGGTCTTCCAGCAATAAAATTACAGTTACAACTGAAGGTCGATAG
- the LOC105050009 gene encoding G-type lectin S-receptor-like serine/threonine-protein kinase At4g27290 isoform X1: MACKRSCSMLVFLMFISVFSTEFSHSTDTLLPTQSISDGQTLVSANNTFELGFFSPNNSSNRYLGIWYHQIPQQTIVWTANRDSPIADTSGLLKFSDDGDLMIVDGRGSSTTVASGSGTNNTALAILDSGNLVLRDANNLSRIFWQSFDSPTDTFLPGMKLGRWGGISRLLTSWRSDDDPARGDFSLGVDPNGSTQIFIWQKETTYWTSGVWNGRIFSLVPEMTQDYIYSFEFVTNGDESYFTYHVKTDSILSRLVMDSSGKIQQTTWMDKYQEWILFWAQPKPQCDVRNLCGAFGVCNENSLASCQCLEGFEPASLPEWNNGYWSHGCLRKTSLQCNKIGGEKDAFLNKAHMRFPLDAVNLDIGEPEECKMACLNNCSCNAYTFSEGCNLWYGDLKNLQENYVGTESGTLYLRLAASELASGGQSYPKKNAGKKRLPLIMVTVTASFTLFILCLLVSFLRIKRRRRGIKRPYEEQSLFTVSNDIAIKLGESEDKGGPEFSLFHFSHIADATNNFSADHKLGEGGFGPVYKGQLPEGHEIAVKRLAAHSGQGLAEFKNEVLLIAKLQHRNLVRLLGCCIQGDQEKILIYEYMPNKSLDFFLFDAARGALLDWGRRLHIIEGIAQGLLYLHKHSRLRIIHRDLKASNILLDADMNPKISDFGLARIFGSNETQANTNRIVGTYGYMSPEYAAEGLFSIKSDVFSFGVLLLEIVSGKRNAGFHQYGNSINLLGFAWELWKEGKWLELIDPSLADESPRHEISRCIHVALMCVQENAADRPTMSDVVAMLTRESSAFPDPKQPGFFTVRIATEGDSRSNMDGNCSLNNLTITFPDGR; this comes from the exons ATGGCCTGCAAAAGAAGCTGCTCCATGCTTGTTTTTCTCATGTTTATATCCGTCTTTTCAACTGAATTCTCTCACTCGACAGATACTCTACTGCCAACCCAATCCATCAGTGATGGACAGACACTTGTTTCTGCCAACAACACCTTCGAACTCGGCTTCTTCAGCCCCAACAATTCGAGCAACCGCTATCTTGGCATATGGTATCACCAGATTCCACAACAGACTATAGTATGGACTGCAAATAGAGACAGTCCGATTGCCGATACCTCTGGTTTGCTTAAGTTCAGCGATGACGGGGATCTGATGATCGTCGATGGCAGAGGGAGTTCAACGACAGTAGCTTCTGGTTCCGGAACAAATAACACGGCACTCGCCATCTTGGATTCAGGTAATCTTGTTCTGAGGGACGCCAATAATTTATCACGGATCTTCTGGCAGAGTTTTGATTCTCCTACCGACACTTTCCTCCCTGGCATGAAGCTTGGTCGATGGGGTGGTATATCCCGGTTGCTGACCTCATGGAGAAGCGACGATGACCCTGCCCGTGGGGATTTTTCTCTTGGGGTCGATCCCAATGGCTCGACACAAATCTTTATCTGGCAGAAGGAGACTACCTACTGGACAAGTGGGGTTTGGAACGGCCGGATATTCAGCCTTGTTCCAGAGATGACACAAGATTACATCTACAGTTTTGAATTTGTTACCAACGGTGATGAATCATATTTCACATACCATGTGAAAACTGATTCCATCCTTTCAAGGCTTGTAATGGATAGTTCAGGGAAAATCCAGCAAAcgacatggatggacaaatatcaaGAATGGATCCTGTTTTGGGCTCAGCCAAAACCACAGTGTGATGTGCGCAACCTATGCGGCGCTTTTGGAGTCTGCAATGAGAATAGCCTGGCCTCCTGTCAATGCTTGGAGGGGTTTGAACCAGCGTCTTTGCCAGAGTGGAACAATGGATATTGGAGCCACGGGTGCCTCAGAAAGACCAGCTTGCAATGCAACAAGATTGGAGGAGAGAAGGATGCGTTTCTTAACAAGGCCCATATGAGGTTTCCCCTAGATGCAGTTAATTTGGATATTGGAGAGCCTGAAGAATGTAAAATGGCCTGTTTGAATAACTGCTCATGTAACGCGTATACTTTTTCCGAAGGCTGTAACTTGTGGTACGGGGATCTTAAAAATTTGCAGGAAAATTACGTGGGCACTGAGTCAGGAACTCTTTATCTTCGCCTTGCCGCTTCCGAGTTAGCATCTGGAG GGCAGTCGTACCCAAAAAAAAATGCAGGGAAAAAGAGGCTTCCCTTGATTATGGTCACGGTGACGGCATCTTTCACATTGTTCATTTTATGCTTGCTGGTTAGTTTTCTGCGGATAAAAAGACGACGAAGAG GAATCAAGAGACCGTATGAGGAGCAATCTTTATTCACAGTAAGCAATGACATAGCAATTAAGCTTGGGGAAAGTGAGGACAAGGGTGGTCCAGAGTTCTCGTTGTTCCATTTCTCTCACATAGCAGATGCCACGAACAACTTCTCAGCTGACCATAAACTTGGAGAGGGCGGGTTTGGACCAGTGTATAAG GGCCAATTGCCAGAGGGACATGAGATAGCAGTAAAAAGGCTAGCTGCACACTCAGGACAGGGGCTGGCGGAGTTTAAGAATGAAGTTCTTCTTATAGCTAAGCTTCAGCATAGAAATTTAGTAAGGCTTTTGGGTTGCTGCATTCAAGGAGATCAAGAGAAGATATTGATATATGAATACATGCCAAACAAAAGCTTGGACTTCTTCCTGTTTG ATGCGGCCAGAGGAGCACTATTGGACTGGGGCAGGCGCTTGCACATCATCGAAGGGATTGCTCAAGGCCTTCTGTATCTTCACAAGCATTCTAGGTTGCGAATCATCCATAGGGATCTGAAAGCCAGCAACATTCTCTTGGATGCCGATATGAACCCTAAAATATCTGATTTTGGCTTGGCTAGAATTTTTGGCTCAAATGAAACCCAAGCAAACACAAACAGAATAGTCGGCACATA CGGCTACATGTCTCCAGAGTATGCTGCAGAGGGTCTTTTCTCTATCAAGTCTGATGTCTTTAGCTTTGGAGTCTTGCTTTTAGAGATTGTAAGTGGAAAAAGAAACGCCGGCTTTCATCAATATGGCAACTCTATTAACCTCCTAGGATTT GCATGGGAGTTATGGAAAGAGGGTAAGTGGTTGGAGCTTATCGATCCATCATTAGCTGATGAGTCTCCCAGACATGAGATATCAAGATGCATTCATGTGGCACTAATGTGTGTGCAAGAGAACGCCGCTGACCGACCCACCATGTCAGATGTGGTTGCTATGCTCACTAGAGAAAGTTCGGCCTTTCCAGATCCTAAACAGCCTGGTTTCTTCACTGTTAGAATTGCAACTGAAGGAGATTCACGATCAAATATGGACGGAAACTGTTCTCTGAATAATCTAACCATCACGTTTCCAGATGGTAGGTAG
- the LOC105050009 gene encoding G-type lectin S-receptor-like serine/threonine-protein kinase At4g27290 isoform X2: MACKRSCSMLVFLMFISVFSTEFSHSTDTLLPTQSISDGQTLVSANNTFELGFFSPNNSSNRYLGIWYHQIPQQTIVWTANRDSPIADTSGLLKFSDDGDLMIVDGRGSSTTVASGSGTNNTALAILDSGNLVLRDANNLSRIFWQSFDSPTDTFLPGMKLGRWGGISRLLTSWRSDDDPARGDFSLGVDPNGSTQIFIWQKETTYWTSGVWNGRIFSLVPEMTQDYIYSFEFVTNGDESYFTYHVKTDSILSRLVMDSSGKIQQTTWMDKYQEWILFWAQPKPQCDVRNLCGAFGVCNENSLASCQCLEGFEPASLPEWNNGYWSHGCLRKTSLQCNKIGGEKDAFLNKAHMRFPLDAVNLDIGEPEECKMACLNNCSCNAYTFSEGCNLWYGDLKNLQENYVGTESGTLYLRLAASELASGGIKQMANALNYKLDVTELDLQGQSYPKKNAGKKRLPLIMVTVTASFTLFILCLLVSFLRIKRRRRGIKRPYEEQSLFTVSNDIAIKLGESEDKGGPEFSLFHFSHIADATNNFSADHKLGEGGFGPVYKGQLPEGHEIAVKRLAAHSGQGLAEFKNEVLLIAKLQHRNLVRLLGCCIQGDQEKILIYEYMPNKSLDFFLFDAARGALLDWGRRLHIIEGIAQGLLYLHKHSRLRIIHRDLKASNILLDADMNPKISDFGLARIFGSNETQANTNRIVGTYGYMSPEYAAEGLFSIKSDVFSFGVLLLEIVSGKRNAGFHQYGNSINLLGFAWELWKEGKWLELIDPSLADESPRHEISRCIHVALMCVQENAADRPTMSDVVAMLTRESSAFPDPKQPGFFTVRIATEGDSRSNMDGNCSLNNLTITFPDGR, from the exons ATGGCCTGCAAAAGAAGCTGCTCCATGCTTGTTTTTCTCATGTTTATATCCGTCTTTTCAACTGAATTCTCTCACTCGACAGATACTCTACTGCCAACCCAATCCATCAGTGATGGACAGACACTTGTTTCTGCCAACAACACCTTCGAACTCGGCTTCTTCAGCCCCAACAATTCGAGCAACCGCTATCTTGGCATATGGTATCACCAGATTCCACAACAGACTATAGTATGGACTGCAAATAGAGACAGTCCGATTGCCGATACCTCTGGTTTGCTTAAGTTCAGCGATGACGGGGATCTGATGATCGTCGATGGCAGAGGGAGTTCAACGACAGTAGCTTCTGGTTCCGGAACAAATAACACGGCACTCGCCATCTTGGATTCAGGTAATCTTGTTCTGAGGGACGCCAATAATTTATCACGGATCTTCTGGCAGAGTTTTGATTCTCCTACCGACACTTTCCTCCCTGGCATGAAGCTTGGTCGATGGGGTGGTATATCCCGGTTGCTGACCTCATGGAGAAGCGACGATGACCCTGCCCGTGGGGATTTTTCTCTTGGGGTCGATCCCAATGGCTCGACACAAATCTTTATCTGGCAGAAGGAGACTACCTACTGGACAAGTGGGGTTTGGAACGGCCGGATATTCAGCCTTGTTCCAGAGATGACACAAGATTACATCTACAGTTTTGAATTTGTTACCAACGGTGATGAATCATATTTCACATACCATGTGAAAACTGATTCCATCCTTTCAAGGCTTGTAATGGATAGTTCAGGGAAAATCCAGCAAAcgacatggatggacaaatatcaaGAATGGATCCTGTTTTGGGCTCAGCCAAAACCACAGTGTGATGTGCGCAACCTATGCGGCGCTTTTGGAGTCTGCAATGAGAATAGCCTGGCCTCCTGTCAATGCTTGGAGGGGTTTGAACCAGCGTCTTTGCCAGAGTGGAACAATGGATATTGGAGCCACGGGTGCCTCAGAAAGACCAGCTTGCAATGCAACAAGATTGGAGGAGAGAAGGATGCGTTTCTTAACAAGGCCCATATGAGGTTTCCCCTAGATGCAGTTAATTTGGATATTGGAGAGCCTGAAGAATGTAAAATGGCCTGTTTGAATAACTGCTCATGTAACGCGTATACTTTTTCCGAAGGCTGTAACTTGTGGTACGGGGATCTTAAAAATTTGCAGGAAAATTACGTGGGCACTGAGTCAGGAACTCTTTATCTTCGCCTTGCCGCTTCCGAGTTAGCATCTGGAGGTATAAAGCAAATGGCTAAtgctttaaattataaattagatgtcACTGAACTAGATCTTCAGG GGCAGTCGTACCCAAAAAAAAATGCAGGGAAAAAGAGGCTTCCCTTGATTATGGTCACGGTGACGGCATCTTTCACATTGTTCATTTTATGCTTGCTGGTTAGTTTTCTGCGGATAAAAAGACGACGAAGAG GAATCAAGAGACCGTATGAGGAGCAATCTTTATTCACAGTAAGCAATGACATAGCAATTAAGCTTGGGGAAAGTGAGGACAAGGGTGGTCCAGAGTTCTCGTTGTTCCATTTCTCTCACATAGCAGATGCCACGAACAACTTCTCAGCTGACCATAAACTTGGAGAGGGCGGGTTTGGACCAGTGTATAAG GGCCAATTGCCAGAGGGACATGAGATAGCAGTAAAAAGGCTAGCTGCACACTCAGGACAGGGGCTGGCGGAGTTTAAGAATGAAGTTCTTCTTATAGCTAAGCTTCAGCATAGAAATTTAGTAAGGCTTTTGGGTTGCTGCATTCAAGGAGATCAAGAGAAGATATTGATATATGAATACATGCCAAACAAAAGCTTGGACTTCTTCCTGTTTG ATGCGGCCAGAGGAGCACTATTGGACTGGGGCAGGCGCTTGCACATCATCGAAGGGATTGCTCAAGGCCTTCTGTATCTTCACAAGCATTCTAGGTTGCGAATCATCCATAGGGATCTGAAAGCCAGCAACATTCTCTTGGATGCCGATATGAACCCTAAAATATCTGATTTTGGCTTGGCTAGAATTTTTGGCTCAAATGAAACCCAAGCAAACACAAACAGAATAGTCGGCACATA CGGCTACATGTCTCCAGAGTATGCTGCAGAGGGTCTTTTCTCTATCAAGTCTGATGTCTTTAGCTTTGGAGTCTTGCTTTTAGAGATTGTAAGTGGAAAAAGAAACGCCGGCTTTCATCAATATGGCAACTCTATTAACCTCCTAGGATTT GCATGGGAGTTATGGAAAGAGGGTAAGTGGTTGGAGCTTATCGATCCATCATTAGCTGATGAGTCTCCCAGACATGAGATATCAAGATGCATTCATGTGGCACTAATGTGTGTGCAAGAGAACGCCGCTGACCGACCCACCATGTCAGATGTGGTTGCTATGCTCACTAGAGAAAGTTCGGCCTTTCCAGATCCTAAACAGCCTGGTTTCTTCACTGTTAGAATTGCAACTGAAGGAGATTCACGATCAAATATGGACGGAAACTGTTCTCTGAATAATCTAACCATCACGTTTCCAGATGGTAGGTAG